Proteins encoded by one window of Massilia sp. NR 4-1:
- a CDS encoding nucleotide sugar dehydrogenase has translation MKISIFGLGYVGAVSAGCLASDGHTVIGVDPNQTKVDLINQGTTPIIEKDIGEMIAATVKSGLLRATTDVRDAVLGSDMSLICVGTPSQLNGNLDLSHVRKVCQQIGAAIKDKAGFHVVVARSTMLPGSMTSVVIPALEEASGKKAGVDFGVCNNPEFLREGTAVYDYYHPPKTVIGETDEQAGALLVQLYEKMDAPLVRTDVATAEMVKYTDNTWHAVKVAFANEIGNICKAVGIDGHKVMEIFCQDTKLNLSPYYMKPGFAFGGSCLPKDVRALTYKARSLDLDLPLLNSVLPSNQKQVEKGLKMIVDKGARKVGILGFSFKAGTDDLRESPLVDVIEHLLGKGYELKLYDKNVNLAALTGANQDYILNHIPHISKLMVNSMDEVLAFADTVVIGNGAAEFKAVPERLKAGQQLVDLVRISAEQSGGQYDGICW, from the coding sequence TTGAAAATCAGTATCTTTGGCCTGGGTTATGTAGGGGCGGTGTCCGCCGGCTGTCTGGCGTCGGACGGCCATACCGTGATTGGCGTGGACCCCAACCAAACCAAGGTGGACCTGATCAATCAGGGTACGACCCCGATTATCGAAAAAGACATCGGCGAGATGATCGCCGCCACCGTCAAGAGCGGCCTGCTGCGCGCCACCACCGATGTGCGCGACGCCGTGCTGGGCAGCGATATGTCCCTGATCTGCGTCGGCACCCCGTCCCAGCTGAACGGCAACCTGGACCTGAGCCATGTGCGCAAGGTGTGCCAGCAGATCGGCGCCGCCATCAAGGACAAGGCCGGCTTCCACGTGGTCGTGGCGCGCAGCACCATGCTGCCCGGCTCGATGACCTCGGTCGTCATCCCGGCCCTGGAAGAAGCCTCGGGCAAGAAGGCCGGCGTCGATTTCGGCGTCTGCAACAACCCCGAGTTCCTGCGCGAAGGCACGGCGGTGTACGACTACTACCACCCGCCGAAAACCGTGATCGGCGAGACCGACGAACAGGCCGGCGCGCTGCTGGTCCAGCTGTACGAGAAGATGGATGCGCCGCTGGTGCGCACCGATGTGGCCACCGCCGAGATGGTCAAGTACACCGACAACACCTGGCACGCCGTGAAGGTCGCGTTCGCCAATGAGATCGGCAATATCTGCAAGGCGGTCGGCATCGATGGCCACAAGGTCATGGAAATCTTCTGCCAGGACACCAAGCTGAACCTGTCGCCCTACTATATGAAGCCCGGCTTCGCCTTCGGCGGCTCCTGCCTGCCGAAAGACGTGCGCGCGCTGACCTACAAGGCGCGCAGCCTGGACCTGGACCTGCCGCTGCTGAATTCCGTGCTGCCGTCGAACCAGAAGCAAGTGGAAAAAGGCTTGAAGATGATCGTCGACAAGGGCGCGCGCAAGGTCGGCATCCTCGGCTTCTCCTTCAAGGCCGGCACCGACGACCTGCGCGAATCGCCGCTGGTCGACGTCATCGAGCACCTGCTGGGCAAGGGCTACGAGCTCAAGCTGTACGACAAGAACGTCAACCTGGCCGCGCTGACCGGCGCCAACCAGGACTACATCCTGAACCACATTCCGCACATCTCCAAGCTCATGGTCAACTCCATGGACGAGGTGCTGGCGTTTGCCGACACCGTGGTGATCGGCAATGGCGCCGCTGAATTCAAGGCCGTGCCGGAGCGCCTGAAAGCCGGCCAGCAGCTGGTCGACCTGGTGCGCATCAGCGCCGAGCAAAGCGGAGGTCAGTACGATGGCATCTGCTGGTAA
- a CDS encoding glycosyltransferase family 4 protein, translating to MASAGKPRRVLILVENLPSPFDRRVWQEATTLHANGYEVSIICPTGKGYESRYEAIEGIHIYRYRLPLEAEGAKGYAIEYSAALFHTFRLAWKVLFQRGFDVIHACNPPDLLFLIGGFFKLTMGKKFLFDHHDINPELYEAKFGRRDFFYQLMVLFERWSFKTSDVSIATNESYKKIAIERGGMDPDKVYVVRSGPKLDRLRVLPPVERLKQGRRFLVGYVGVMGAQEGIDLLLESARHLIQVMGRTDVQFGLVGGGTSLDQMRQMAADMGIADHVTFTGRVPDQDLLEMLNTADVCVNPDVANEMNDKSTMNKIMEYMALGKPIVQFDLVEGKVSAQDASLYALKNDPIDMARKIAELLDDPERRARMGEYGRNRVVNELEWEYEAPKLLAAYERLYSANAPLPNAVPPYRKGS from the coding sequence ATGGCATCTGCTGGTAAGCCGCGCCGCGTCCTGATCCTGGTCGAGAACCTGCCGTCGCCGTTTGACCGCCGCGTCTGGCAGGAAGCGACCACCTTGCACGCCAATGGCTACGAGGTGTCGATCATCTGCCCGACCGGCAAGGGCTATGAGTCGCGCTACGAGGCCATCGAGGGCATTCATATCTACCGCTACCGCCTGCCGCTCGAAGCGGAAGGCGCGAAGGGCTATGCGATCGAGTATTCGGCGGCCCTGTTCCACACGTTCCGCCTGGCGTGGAAAGTGCTGTTCCAGCGCGGCTTCGACGTCATCCACGCCTGCAATCCACCGGATCTGCTGTTCCTGATCGGCGGCTTCTTCAAGCTCACCATGGGCAAGAAGTTCCTGTTCGACCACCACGACATCAATCCGGAGCTGTACGAGGCCAAGTTCGGCCGCCGCGACTTCTTCTACCAGCTGATGGTGCTGTTCGAGCGCTGGTCCTTCAAGACCTCGGACGTGTCGATCGCCACCAACGAGTCCTACAAGAAAATCGCCATCGAACGCGGCGGCATGGATCCGGACAAGGTGTATGTGGTGCGCAGCGGTCCCAAGCTGGACCGCCTGCGCGTGCTGCCGCCGGTCGAGCGCCTGAAGCAAGGCCGCCGTTTCCTGGTCGGCTATGTCGGCGTCATGGGCGCGCAGGAAGGCATCGATCTGCTGCTGGAGTCGGCGCGCCACCTGATCCAGGTCATGGGCCGCACCGACGTGCAGTTCGGCCTGGTCGGCGGCGGCACCTCGCTCGACCAGATGCGCCAGATGGCGGCCGATATGGGCATCGCCGACCACGTGACCTTCACCGGCCGCGTGCCGGACCAGGACTTGCTGGAAATGCTGAACACGGCCGATGTCTGCGTCAACCCGGACGTGGCCAACGAGATGAACGACAAGTCGACCATGAACAAGATCATGGAATACATGGCGCTGGGCAAACCCATCGTCCAGTTCGACCTGGTGGAAGGCAAGGTCTCGGCGCAGGACGCCTCGCTGTACGCGCTGAAGAACGATCCCATCGATATGGCGCGCAAGATCGCCGAGCTGCTCGACGATCCGGAACGGCGCGCGCGCATGGGCGAATATGGCCGCAACCGCGTGGTCAACGAATTGGAATGGGAATACGAGGCGCCCAAGCTGCTGGCCGCCTACGAACGCCTGTATTCGGCCAATGCGCCGCTGCCGAACGCCGTGCCACCGTACCGCAAAGGAAGCTGA
- a CDS encoding sugar phosphate nucleotidyltransferase, protein MKAMILAAGKGTRVRPLTYELPKPMIPILGKPVMAYLVEHLAKYGITEIMVNVAHLHEKIEEYFGEGHQYGVQIGYSFEGHTNDEGEIVPEPLGSAGGIKKIQEFGGFFDETTIVLCGDALIDLDIKSALYEHRRKGALATVITREVPWDKVSSYGVVVSDEDGRVREFQEKPAQEVAKSNCASTGIYIFEPEVIDLIPSDRPFDIGSELFPLLAERGLPFYSQTRKFNWIDIGSVKDYWDVLQSVLMGEVANMAVPGIQVQDGLWVGLNTSIDWGDGTIIEGPVYLGSGARIDAGAHIVGPTWIGHGSHICAGAKVVRSVLFEYTRVLPDVTLNELIVFKDYSVDRAGEMKQLSQNDADGWANARDRRAIRRRPENDNEYLHLEQKKA, encoded by the coding sequence ATGAAAGCAATGATTCTTGCTGCTGGCAAGGGCACGCGCGTGCGTCCTTTGACCTATGAATTGCCCAAGCCCATGATCCCGATTCTGGGCAAGCCGGTGATGGCTTACCTGGTCGAGCACTTGGCCAAGTACGGCATCACCGAAATCATGGTGAATGTCGCCCATCTGCATGAAAAGATTGAAGAGTACTTTGGCGAAGGCCACCAATACGGCGTGCAGATCGGCTACTCGTTCGAAGGCCACACCAATGACGAGGGCGAGATCGTTCCCGAACCGCTGGGTTCGGCCGGCGGCATCAAGAAGATCCAGGAATTCGGCGGCTTCTTCGATGAGACCACCATCGTGCTGTGCGGCGACGCGCTGATCGACCTCGACATCAAATCGGCACTGTACGAGCACCGCCGCAAGGGCGCCCTGGCCACCGTCATCACGCGCGAAGTGCCGTGGGACAAGGTCAGCAGCTATGGCGTGGTGGTCAGCGACGAAGACGGCCGCGTGCGCGAGTTCCAGGAAAAGCCGGCGCAGGAGGTGGCCAAATCGAATTGCGCCAGCACCGGCATCTATATCTTCGAGCCGGAAGTGATCGACCTGATCCCGTCCGACCGTCCCTTCGACATCGGTTCCGAGCTGTTCCCGCTGCTGGCCGAGCGCGGCCTGCCGTTCTACAGCCAGACGCGCAAGTTTAACTGGATCGATATCGGCAGCGTCAAGGATTACTGGGACGTGCTGCAAAGCGTGCTGATGGGCGAAGTGGCGAATATGGCCGTGCCCGGCATCCAGGTGCAGGACGGCTTGTGGGTCGGCCTCAACACCAGCATCGACTGGGGCGACGGCACCATTATCGAAGGCCCGGTCTACCTCGGCTCGGGCGCGCGCATCGATGCCGGCGCCCACATCGTCGGCCCGACCTGGATCGGCCACGGCAGCCATATCTGCGCGGGCGCCAAAGTGGTGCGCAGCGTCTTGTTTGAATATACGCGGGTGTTACCGGATGTTACCCTTAACGAATTAATCGTGTTTAAGGATTATAGTGTGGACCGCGCCGGCGAAATGAAGCAGCTTTCGCAGAACGATGCGGACGGCTGGGCCAATGCGCGCGACCGCCGCGCCATCCGCCGCCGCCCGGAAAACGATAATGAATACCTCCATTTAGAACAGAAAAAAGCATGA
- the galE gene encoding UDP-glucose 4-epimerase GalE, with product MKILVTGGMGYIGSHTCVELLQAGHEVVVLDNLSNADASVGERVGRIAGRGFTFVQGDIRDRAALAALFAAHRFDSVIHFAGLKAVGESVEQPLRYYDNNISGSVALFESMAAAGVKSLVFSSSATVYGDPASVPITEDFPLSATNPYGRSKLVIEEILRDLAKSDPSWRIALLRYFNPVGAHESGLIGEQPNGIPNNLLPYVAQVAEGRREFLSVFGGDYATVDGTGVRDYIHVVDLARGHVRTLDKLATGPGVFTYNLGTGRGNSVLEMVRAFEAASGQPVPYRIVARRAGDVAACYADTALAERELGWRAEYDIGRMCSDAWRWQSSAK from the coding sequence ATGAAGATTCTGGTTACCGGGGGCATGGGCTATATCGGCTCCCACACCTGCGTCGAACTGCTGCAGGCCGGCCACGAGGTGGTCGTGCTGGACAATCTGTCGAATGCCGACGCCAGCGTGGGCGAGCGCGTGGGCCGCATCGCCGGCCGCGGCTTCACCTTCGTGCAGGGCGATATCCGCGACCGCGCCGCGCTGGCGGCGCTGTTTGCCGCCCACCGCTTCGACTCGGTGATCCATTTCGCCGGCCTGAAAGCGGTCGGCGAATCGGTCGAGCAGCCGCTGCGCTACTACGACAACAATATCAGCGGCAGCGTGGCGCTGTTCGAAAGCATGGCGGCGGCCGGCGTCAAGTCGCTGGTGTTCTCTTCCTCGGCCACGGTGTACGGCGATCCGGCCTCGGTGCCGATCACCGAGGACTTCCCGCTGTCGGCCACCAACCCCTACGGGCGCAGCAAGCTGGTCATTGAAGAGATCCTGCGCGACCTGGCCAAGTCCGACCCCAGCTGGCGCATCGCGCTGCTGCGCTACTTCAATCCGGTCGGTGCCCATGAAAGCGGCCTGATCGGTGAACAGCCGAACGGCATCCCCAACAACCTGCTGCCCTATGTGGCCCAGGTGGCCGAGGGCCGGCGCGAATTCCTCAGCGTGTTCGGCGGCGATTACGCGACCGTGGATGGCACCGGCGTGCGCGACTACATCCACGTGGTCGACCTGGCGCGCGGCCATGTGCGCACGCTGGACAAGCTGGCGACAGGCCCGGGCGTATTTACCTACAATCTGGGAACGGGACGCGGCAACAGCGTGCTGGAAATGGTGCGCGCCTTTGAGGCGGCCAGCGGCCAGCCGGTACCTTACCGCATCGTGGCGCGCCGCGCCGGCGATGTGGCGGCCTGCTATGCCGACACGGCGCTGGCGGAACGCGAGCTGGGCTGGCGCGCCGAATACGATATCGGCCGCATGTGCAGCGACGCTTGGCGCTGGCAGTCCTCGGCAAAATAA